A genomic region of Venturia canescens isolate UGA chromosome 9, ASM1945775v1, whole genome shotgun sequence contains the following coding sequences:
- the LOC122415509 gene encoding uncharacterized protein: MTSKESVNAAPWLIPGLVQNILRKSENDGSITVHNITSKRATADGDNYLSDISRVHVEFQRGQPDHEIKEKKTLIFKVSLNKDTPACDVGDAYQVFETESEMMENTLVRMNEILNENNYRLSARAFHTQIGDPSFLVLQDLVAEGFRMGDRKVGLDLDHALIVVRGLAKFHASSIALHEKNSKSTQRYKRGIYNNESPEQVRFFIAEAFRGLSAEAKNWPELDPSYSEKLLKLSEVCFEKGIKCSEYRENDFNVLNHGDAWMNNLMFKYDSEGKVVNQIFLDFQLCMWTSPAYDLYYSLCSHSNDETYINHFDTLVAEYSKMLTSTMLKIKCKRKPPSLDSIRQCMKEREFLAVLDSIVCIPFTLVDESEVVSLSDLVKTDRKLSSPGIKDKRFRRLITKRLKDWNARGLLDV; encoded by the exons ATGACTTCGAAGGAATCTGTGAACGCTGCGCCTTGGCTGATTCCTGGCTTggttcaaaatattttgaggAAATCAGAAAACGACGGGAGCATTACGGTCCATAATATTACTTCAAAACGCGCGACAGCCGACGGAGATAATTATCTGAGTGATATTTCACGTGTTCACGTCGAGTTTCAACGAGGTCAACCGGATCATGaaataaaggagaaaaaaactttgatttttaAAGTTTCTCTTAACAAGGACACTCCTGCCTGTGATGTG GGTGACGCATACCAAGTTTTTGAAACGGAAAgtgaaatgatggaaaatacTCTCGTTAGGATGAACGAAATTTTGAACGAAAACAATTATCGCTTGAGCGCTCGAGCATTTCACACCCAAATTGGAGATCCTTCTTTCTTGGTGCTTCAAGACTTGGTAGCCGAAGGCTTCCGAATGGGCGATAGAAAAGTTGGCCTCGATCTCGATCATGCCTTAATTGTCGTCAGGGGTTTGGCTAAATTTCATGCTAGCTCGATAGCATTACACGAAAAG aattcaaagagcACGCAACGTTATAAGAGAGGAATCTATAACAATGAAAGCCCCGAACAAGTGAGGTTTTTTATCGCAGAGGCTTTCAGAGGATTGAGCGCTGAAGCGAAAAACTGGCCAGAACTCGATCCAAG tTATTCGGAaaagttgttgaaattatCAGAAGTTTGTTTCGAAAAAGGCATAAAATGCTCTGAGTACagagaaaatgatttcaatgTTTTGAATCATGGCGATGCCTGGATGAACAACTTGATGTTTAAATACGACAGCGAGGGAAAAGTTGTTAATCAAATTTTC CTCGATTTCCAGTTGTGCATGTGGACATCACCGGCCTACGATTTGTATTACAGTTTGTGTTCCCATTCGAATGACGAAACTTACATTAATCATTTCGACACGCTGGTCGCTGAGTATTCAAAGATGCTGACCAGTAcaatgttgaaaataaaatgcaaGCGAAAACCACCGAGCTTGGATTCTATTCGACAATGTATGAAAGAACGAGAATTTCTCGCAGTGCTGGATTCAATAGTGTGCATACCTTTCACTCTCGTTGACGAATCCGAAGTCGTGAGTTTGTCGGATCTCGTGAAAACTGATAGGAAATTATCGTCCCCTGGGATAAAGGACAAACGATTTCGGCGGCTAATAACAAAGCGACTGAAGGATTGGAACGCTCGAGGATTACtcgatgtttga
- the LOC122415508 gene encoding uncharacterized protein, with protein MSSSESTQFSPWLIPDFVQKILRESENDESIKVQSVTSKPAVAGGDNYMSDISRVHIDFTRSQTNHEATESKTLIFKVSFSKDSPAGEMGKECEVFETEIEMMKNTLEKMNKSLNEKDYRLSPRAYYTQIGDPSFLVVEDLAARGFRMANRRLGLDLDHCLLVMRGLAKFHASSVAIYEKDPTCIRNYQKGIYYKDCSPKIRAFVAEAFKSLSTEVKNWPELDSSYSDKILNLMEVCYDKGIECSQTMESEFKVINHGDTWVNNLMFRDDKDGKVVDQIFLDFQIPAWSSPAYDLQYFLNTSTNDDVQIHHYDKLITEYSKTLCQTMSRMNCKTKPPTLDWIRECLSKREFLAILASVLCLPFVVLDKDKVVSLSDMLKPEGTGSSPGFKDERYRRIMTRRLKYWNSRGLLDA; from the exons ATGTCTTCAAGTGAATCAACTCAATTCTCGCCTTGGTTGATACCAGACTTTgtgcaaaaaatattgagggAATCGGAAAATGACGAGAGCATAAAAGTACAGAGTGTTACGTCCAAACCAGCTGTGGCAGGTGGTGATAATTATATGAGCGATATTTCACGAGTGCACATCGATTTCACGCGGAGTCAGACGAACCATGAAGCAACTGAGAGTAAAACTTTGATATTCAAAGTTTCCTTCAGTAAAGACAGCCCCGCCGGTGAAATG GGTAAAGAATGCGAAGTCTTCGAGACAGAaatcgaaatgatgaaaaacactctggaaaaaatgaacaaaagtCTCAATGAGAAGGATTATCGTTTGAGTCCTCGAGCTTATTATACACAAATCGGTGACCCCTCTTTTTTGGTAGTGGAAGATTTAGCAGCTCGAGGTTTTCGTATGGCCAATCGACGTCTCGGCCTCGATCTCGATCACTGCTTGCTCGTCATGAGAGGATTGGCCAAATTCCATGCCAGCTCTGTAGCTATTTACGAAAAG GATCCAACGTGCATAAGAAATTATCAAAAAGGAATTTATTACAAAGACTGCTCCCCGAAAATAAGAGCATTTGTTGCCGAGGCGTTCAAGTCCTTGAGTACGGAAGTGAAAAACTGGCCAGAGCTTGATTCCAG TTATTCAgataaaatattgaacttgATGGAAGTATGTTACGACAAGGGTATAGAATGCTCTCAAACAATGGAAAGCGAATTCAAAGTAATCAATCACGGTGATACCTGGGTGAACAATTTAATGTTTCGAGACGACAAGGATGGAAAAGTCGTTGATCAAATTTTC CTCGATTTCCAAATCCCCGCCTGGAGTTCTCCGGCGTACGATTTACAGTATTTTTTAAACACGAGTACAAACGACGACGTCCAAATCCATCATTACGACAAACTCATTACCGAGTACTCGAAAACACTGTGCCAAACCATGTCGAGAATGAATTGCAAGACGAAGCCACCAACTTTGGACTGGATCAGAGAGTGTTTGAGCAAACGTGAATTCCTCGCCATATTAGCTTCAGTTTTGTGTTTGCCTTTTGTCGTCCTTGACAAAGATAAAGTTGTAAGTTTATCGGACATGCTCAAACCCGAGGGTACGGGCAGCAGCCCTGGATTCAAAGATGAACGCTACCGTAGGATAATGACGAGACGATTGAAGTATTGGAACTCGCGAGGATTGCTCGACGCTTGA